The Oncorhynchus gorbuscha isolate QuinsamMale2020 ecotype Even-year unplaced genomic scaffold, OgorEven_v1.0 Un_scaffold_3704, whole genome shotgun sequence nucleotide sequence catcgtatatagacttgtttatactgtattattgactgtatgtttgttttactccatgtgtaactctgtgtcgttgtatctgtcgaactgctttgctttatcttggccaggtcgcaattgtaaatgagaacttgttctcaacttgcctacctggttaaataaaggtgaaataaaaaaattaaaatgagATTGACTTTTTAAACTAGTGTAAATATCAGAAGCAATATCAGACATGTCCAACTGTTTGCTGCCACTAAATGGTAGCAGAATCAATCCTGCTGCACAGAAGGAACCTGGCTTTGGCCTGCTGTGGCtgtgtactgtcctgtactgccACCTGGTGGATATGATGGAGATGACCatactgtcctgtactgaccatactgtcctgtactgaccGTACTGTCCTGTACTGCCACCTAGTGGATATGATGGAGATGACcgtactgtcctgtactgaccGTACTGTCCTGTACTGCCACCTGGTGGATATGATGGAGATGACCGTACTGTCCTGTACTGCCACCTAGTGGATATGATGGAGATGACcgtactgtcctgtactgaccATGCTGTCCTGTACTGACCatactgtcctgtactgaccgtactgtcctgtactgaacatactgtcctgtactgaccATAATGTCCTGTACTGCCACCTGGTGGATATGATGGAGATGACcgtactgtcctgtactgaccgtactgtcctgtactgaccatactgtcctgtactgaccatactgtcctgtactgaccatactgtcctgtactgaccGTACTGTCCTGTACTGCCACCTAGTGGATATGATGGAGATGACCGTACTGCCCTGTACTGCCACTTGGTGGATATGATGAAGATGACCGTACTGCCCTGTACTGCCACTTGGTGGATATGATGAAGATGACCATACTGTCCTGTACTGCCACCTGGTGGATATAATGGAGATGACCGTACTGTCCTGTGCTGACCGTACTGCCCTGTACTGCCACCTGGTGGATATGATGGAGAtgactgtactgtcctgtactgccACCTAGTGGATATGATGAAGATGACCGTACTGCCCTGTACTGCCACTTGGTGGATATAATGGAGATGACCGTACTGTCCTGTGCTGCCACCTGGTGGATATGATGAAGATGACCGTACTGTCCTGTGCTGCCACCTGGTGGATATAATGGAGATGACCGTACTGTCCTGTGCTGCCACCTGGTGGATATGATGGAGAtgactgtactgtcctgtactgccACCTAGTGGATATGATGAAGATGACCGTACTGCCCTGTACTGCCACTTGGTGGATATAATGGAGATGACCGTACTGTCCTGTGCTGCCACCTGGTGGATATGATGAAGATGACCGTACTGTCCTGTGCTGCCACCTGGTGGATATAATGGAGATGACCGTACTGTCCTGTGCTGCCACCTGGTGGATATGATGGAGATGACCGTACTGTCCTGTACTGCCACCTGGTGGATATAATGGAGATGACCGTACTGTCCTGTGCTGCCACCTGGTGGATATGATGGAGATGACCGTACTGTCCTGTGCTGCCACCTGGTGGATATGATGGAGATGTGCTCCCTTTTCCTGATTTCTCTTTATATGACAAATGGActaaaatctctctctcccttctagtCCTGGAGAAGGGTCTGCTGAAGGCACTGAAGAAGTTAGATGACTACCTGGCTGGTCCCCTCCCAGAGGAGATCGATGCAgacagcatggaggaggagagggggtccaCAAGACGCTTCCTGGATGGAGATGAGCTTACCCTGGCTGACTGCAACCTACTGCCCAAACTACATATagtcaaggtacacacacacacacacacacacacacacacacacacacacacacacacacacacacacacacacacacacacacacacacacacacacacacacacacacacacacacacacacacacacacacacacacacacacacacccctcacccTGGCTGACTGCAACCTACTGCCCAAACTACATATagtcaaggtacacacacacacacctcaccctgGCTGACTGCAACCTACTGCCCAAACTACATATagtcaaggtacacacacacacacacacacacacacacacacacacacacacacacacacacacacacacacacacacacacacacacacacacacacacacacacacacacacacacacacacacacagacagacagacagacagacagacagacagacagacagacagacagacagacagacagacagacagacagacagacagacagacagacagacagacagacagacagacagacagacagacagacagacagacagacagacagacagacagacagacagacagacagacagacagacagacagacagacagacagacagacagacagacagacagacagacagacagacagacagacagacagacagacagacagacagacagacagacagacagacagacgctcaCAGACTCTGTGTTTTGTTACTAGGTGGTTGCTAAGAAGTATCGTAACTATGAGATTCCGTCTGAGCTGGATGGGGTGTGGCGCTATCTGAAGAATGCCTACACACGAGACGAGTTCACCAACACCTGCGCTGCCGACAACGAGATAGAGATGGCTTACCTGGATGTGGCCAAGAGACTGGAGAagtgacctttaacccctaacctctaacctacaACCATGATTTTTAACCCCTTGACACCtaatccctgacctctaacccctgtccTCTAACCTACAAGCCTGATTTTTAACCCCTTGAAACCTAATCCCTGATCTCTAACCCCTGAACTCTAACCCCTGAACTCTAACCTACAAGTGTGATTTTTAACCCCTTGACTCCTCATCCCTGACCTCTAATCCCTGACCTCTAACACTTgatctctaacccctgacctctaacctacAAGTGTGATTTTTAACCACTTGACTCCTAATCCCTGACCTCtaatccctgacctctaacccctgatctCTAACCTACAAGTGTGATTTTTAACCCCTTGACTCCTAATCCCAACCCATATCAGCAGTTATCATGAAGCCAGTCCACAGTGACCAGCTGGTTGTATTTATTCATAATTTCCCCTGCTGTAGCCTGCCGCCACCATCAACATCTGGCTACTGATTATACTAATAtattgattgatgtattgatcTGTAATCGATAATACACTGCGTTGAAAGGTCCATTACAATCACGAGCTTCACTTGGTTGATTTTCATATCGTTTTGCTGTAGTCTCTCTATTTGAGACAGATCTTATGTTGAGAAGTTGATTTGATAATTTGTTAACAAATTTTTATGTATTTTAAAAACTTTTGAACAAACAAGGAGAAATGGCGTTGTGTGTTAAGAGGACATTACTATGGGTGTATTCCAGGGCCCTATAGTGCACTAATCATGACCAGcaccatagggaacagggttactatagggaacagggtgactatagggaacagggtgactatagggaacagggtgactatagggaacagggttattatagggaacagggttattatagggaacagggtgactatagggaacagggtgactatagggaacagggttactatagggaacagggtgactatagggaacagggttattatagggaacagggtgactatagggtgactatagggaacagggttattatagggaacagggtgactatagggaacagggtgactatagggaacagggttattatagggaacagggtgactatagggaacagggtgactatagggaacagggtgactatagagaacagggtgactatagggaacagggttattatagggaacagggttactatagagaacagggttactatagggaacagggtgactatagggaacagggttactatagagaacagggtgactatagggaacagggtgactatagagaacagggtgactatagggaacagggtgactatagagaacagggtgactatagggaacagggttattatagggaacagggttactatagagaacagggtgactatagggaacagggttattaataataataataataataatatatgccatttagcagacgcttttatccaaagcgacttacagtcatgtgtgcatacattctacgtatgggtggtcccggggatcgaacccactaccctggcgttacaagcgccatgctctaccaactgagctacagaaggaccacggaacagggtgactatagggaacagggtgactatagagaacagggtgactatagggaacagggttattatagggaacagggttactatagagaacagggtgactatagggaacagggtgactatagggaacagggtgactatagggaacagggtgactatagggaacagggttactatagggaacagggttactatagggaacagggtgactatagggaacagggttactatagggaacagggttattatagggaacagggttattatagggaacagggtgactatagggaacagggttattatagggaacagggttactatagggaacagggtgactatagggaacagggtgactatagggaacagggttactatagggaacagggtgactatagggtgactatagggaacagggtgactatagggaacagggtgactatagggaacagggtgactacagggtgactatagggaacagggtgactatagggaacagggtgactatagggaacagggtgactatagggtgactatagggaacagggtgactatagggaacagggtgactatagggagcagggtgactatagggaacagggtgactatagggaacagggtgactatagggaacagggtgactatagggtgactatagggaacagggtgactatagggaacagggtgactatagggaacagggtgactatagggaacagggtgactacagggtgactatagggaacagggtgactatagggaacagggtgactatagggaacagggtgactacagggtgactatagggaacagggtgactatagggaacagggtgactatagggaacagggtgactattgggaacagggtgactacagggtgactatagggaacagggtgactatagggaacagggtgactatagggaacagggtgactatagggtgactatagggaacagggtgactatagggaacagggtgactatagggaacagggtgactatagggaacagggtgactacagggtgactatagggaacagggtgactatagggaacagggtgactatagggaacagggtgactacagggtgactatagggaacagggtgactatagggaacagggtgactatagggaacagggtgactacagggtgactatagggaacagggtgactacagggtgactatagggaacagggtgactatagggaacagggtgactatagggaacagggtgactacagggtgactatagggaacagggtgactacagggtgactatagggaacagggtgactatagggaacagggtgactatagggaacagggtgactatagggtgactatagggaacagggtgactatagggtgactatagggaacagggtgactatagggtgactatagggaacagggtgactatagggtgactatagggaacagggtgactatagggtgactatagggaacagggtgactatagggtgactatagggaacagggtgactatagggtgactatagggaacagggtgactatagggtgactatagggaacagggtgactatagggtgactatagggaacagggtgactatagggtgactatagggaacagggtgactatagggtgactatagggaacagggtgactatagggtgactatagggaagcCCTTTATACTGTGTGTGGCCTCTGATAGAAGCCTGGAACAAAACTCTCTTCTGGTTGATTCTCCTGAATAAACCTGTTGCTACGTTGTTGCTATAGTTTACCTTTGATTGTGTATCAGAACCAGTTCTAGAATGGATCTCATCCTGAACCATGTGCCTATTTGGAAATGTCCAAATTCCAAGCCAAGTAAAAATGGATTGATTTAACATGATAATAACATTCTTTATTCAATTAAATCCTAAACGTTTGTCTACCAGGTGTTTAGAATATTTAACCTCTAGCTATCAGTTATTAGAACGTGTCCGTCGTGTTGGTTTAATACTTTAGATTCAGAGAATATTTATTTAGAGTCCATTCAGGCCTGGGCGATGACAATGTACCAGATCCACCCTAGAGTGGTTAGAGTCTGGCAGGCGTCTGTAATGTAGTCAGC carries:
- the LOC124028063 gene encoding chloride intracellular channel protein 5-like; this translates as MILWLKGVVFNVTTVDLKRKPADLHNLAPGTHPPFLTFNGEVKTDINKIEEFLEDVLAPPKYPKLAAKQRESNTAGNNIFAKFSAYIKNTKPEANDVLEKGLLKALKKLDDYLAGPLPEEIDADSMEEERGSTRRFLDGDELTLADCNLLPKLHIVKVVAKKYRNYEIPSELDGVWRYLKNAYTRDEFTNTCAADNEIEMAYLDVAKRLEK